One genomic window of Plasmodium falciparum 3D7 genome assembly, chromosome: 10 includes the following:
- a CDS encoding cell division cycle protein 20 homolog, putative encodes MDNIFINSPIIKDYYNIKDFFLHIDNEIHLTELPFPCDYNTYGHFCLSNEEINKIMCTEENRFEEYNIEKENEDKITNYIYQTRYSRYSKYNIKMDEYTLRRNDYVKDNNVYYNPNHHKTNSITNYKNDDINKKSDNNKYFDDDIFIFNMYKNMEERNIRKNINRYNLIKDDNNMYRNILFEHSHKNIMLREYDKTKNITFHPHGTYFLTYPFYILNNNKKEKRKIPNMPYRILSAPELMDDFYLNLLDWSKKNIIATALCDKLYLWNNNTCTNQKLFVANKIEKEIEQKDKGDDKKTEKKDKDKKEKRKSNNDKYYNHKCESMEILKPSEKKKNKPQKTISSLKWNINGNFLATGLSNGVVEIWDIEKCVRIRKYKNHKSRVNTLCWNHNTLTTGGRDNKIINSDIRSKEIYYIELTKHKSEICGLEWNADGTYLASGSNDNSIYIWDKYTNKYLFHFKKHKAAVKAIAWCPYKNHILSSGGGSVDKKIFLWNIKTGKSINEIYTKSQVSNIIWSINTSELISTHSHSLNQIILWNLPQLKKVTTLRGHKSRVLYAALSPDGTSIATGSPDQTIRLWNIFPKCGDKSISLFFPLSNCYNTVR; translated from the coding sequence atggataatatttttataaattcacCTATTATAAAAGACTACTACAATATAaaggatttttttttacatatagaTAATGAAATACACCTTACAGAATTACCTTTTCCTTGTGATTATAATACCTATGGACACTTTTGTTTATCGAATGAAgagataaataaaataatgtgtACAGAAGAGAATAGATTTGaggaatataatatagaaaaagaaaatgaagacaAGATTAcgaattatatttatcaaactAGATATAGTAGATATagtaaatataacataaaaatggATGAATATACATTAAGAAGAAATGATTATgttaaagataataatgtatattataatccAAATCATCATAAAACTAATAGtataacaaattataaaaacgatgatataaataaaaaatcagacaacaacaaatattttgatgatgatatttttatatttaatatgtataaaaatatggaagaaagaaatattagaaaaaatataaatagatataatctaattaaagatgataataatatgtatagaAATATCCTTTTTGAACATtctcataaaaatataatgttaagagaatatgataaaacaaaaaatataacattccATCCACAtggtacatattttttaacatatcctttttatattttaaataataataaaaaggagaaaagaaaaattccTAATATGCCATATCGTATACTATCTGCTCCTGAGCTTATGgatgatttttatttaaatttattagattggtcaaaaaaaaatattatcgcAACGGCCTTATgtgataaattatatttgtggaataataatacatgtaCAAATCAGAAATTATTTGTAGCGAAcaaaatagaaaaagaaatagaacaaaaagataaaggtgatgataaaaaaacaGAGAAGAAAGATAaggataaaaaagaaaagagaaaatcaaataatgataaatattataatcacAAATGTGAATCTATGGAAATTTTAAAACcatcagaaaaaaaaaaaaacaaacccCAAAAAACCATAAGCTCTTTAAAATGGAATATAAACGGGAATTTTCTGGCAACTGGTTTATCAAATGGTGTTGTAGAAATATGGGATATAGAGAAATGTGTAAGAAtcagaaaatataaaaatcataaaTCAAGAGTTAATACATTATGTTGGAATCATAATACATTAACAACTGGTGGTCgagataataaaattataaatagtGATATCAGAAGTaaagaaatttattatattgaatTAACAAAACATAAATCTGAAATATGTGGTTTAGAATGGAATGCAGATGGTACATATTTAGCTTCAGGTAGTAACgataatagtatatatatatgggataaatatacaaataaatatttatttcattttaaaaaacataaagCAGCGGTTAAGGCTATCGCTTGGTGTCCatataaaaatcatattttatCTAGTGGAGGAGGTTCAgtagataaaaaaattttcttatGGAATATAAAAACAGGAAAATCTATAAACGAAATTTATACAAAATCTCAAGTATCTAATATTATATGGTCTATAAATACTTCCGAACTTATATCAACTCATAGTCATTCATTAAATCAAATTATTTTATGGAATTTACCACAACTTAAAAAAGTTACTACATTAAGAGGACATAAATCAAGAGTACTGTATGCAGCCTTAAGTCCTGATGGTACTTCTATTGCTACAGGATCACCTGATCAAACCATAAGACTGTGGAATATATTTCCCAAATGTGGAGACAAAAGCATTTCCCTCTTTTTTCCCCTATCAAATTGTTACAACACAGTGaggtaa